GGAAGGCTCGGAAGTCAAAGTGTTCTTGATGGCGCGGCTGACCTCGTCGACCAGCACCTCACTCAGGTCAGCCTCCAGCCCGTTGATCGCGGCGGTGACCACTTGCTCGGGGTCGACTTTGTCGAGCGGAAAATTCGCGCCTAGTGACGTGTTCACCGGCCCGGAATGCAGTCCGACTACCAAAGTGCCTTGACTCTCAAGTTCAAGGCGCAGCGCATCGGTGAGACTCCACGCCGCAGCTTTGGCGGCGCTGTAGCCGGCCATATTCGGGAAGGAAAACCAGGACACCGCAGAGAGCGCGTTGACGATCGCGCCACCTCCATTGCGCCGAAGGATCGAGGCGAACGCTTCGGCGAGATTGATCGGGCCAAACACGTTAACTTCGAACTCGTCGCGGATTTTTGACAGGTCGCCGCCTACGAGCGG
This genomic stretch from Mycobacterium paraterrae harbors:
- a CDS encoding SDR family oxidoreductase, producing MKIEGSVALVTGANRGIGAEWVRQLRERGAVKVYAGDRGTNALPASDNVIPLALDVTDQAQVAAAAEQARDVQIIINNAGVLFAQPLVGGDLSKIRDEFEVNVFGPINLAEAFASILRRNGGGAIVNALSAVSWFSFPNMAGYSAAKAAAWSLTDALRLELESQGTLVVGLHSGPVNTSLGANFPLDKVDPEQVVTAAINGLEADLSEVLVDEVSRAIKNTLTSEPSRYAAILNG